In the genome of Sphingopyxis sp. YF1, the window CAAATGTCGCTTTTGCCATTGAGAAGTGTCCTGGACACCGATCTAAGAGCGGAAAATATAGCTCTGGGGAGGGCAAATGGAGATAATCGGCGATAGCCTCGATGACATACTTATCGAGGCCTATAAGAAGTTGCAAAGTTTGGGAGTTCCCAATGAAGGCTCACGCGGCGATCACCGGGAACTCATCGGCGTTTCTATTCGGATCGGTCACCCGCGGGCTCGGCTAAGCCGATCAAATGATCGGGGGCTTCCTTTCAGCGCGCTGGGAGAGTTTCTCTGGTATCTGACCAAATCTGACGACATCGATTTCATCACCGCATATATTCCGAACTACAAGAAAGAGATCGGACCGGATGGTCGGATCAACGGTGCCTATGGGCCGCGCCTCTTCTCGACCTATGGTCTCGATCAGATTGAGGCCGTAATTGATCTACTCGAAAGAAAGCCCCACACCCGGCGCGCCGTCTTGCAGCTCTATGCGGCGAAGGACCTGAAGATCGACGCAGAGGTTCCCTGCACAACTACGCTGCAGTTCTTCATCAGGGACGAAAAGCTTCATCTGATGGCATCATTGCGCTCGAATGATGCGTATCTCGGGCTTCCACACGACGTGTTCTGTTTTACGATGCTGCAGGAGATGATTGCTAATCGTCTAGGGGTTGGGCTCGGTGAATACATCCAGATGGTCGGCAGCTTCCATCTGTACGAAGAGCATGAAGAAAACGCATCGCGCTACACGCAAGAAGGTCATCACCGGCTGGTTGAAATGCCTCCGATGCCTGCCGGCGACCCGTTCGCGTTGGTGGATAAAATTCTTGAGGCCGAGCAGCAGATCCGGACGGGAAGCGGCGATCCGACGGAGCTCATGTCCCTCCTCCCACCCTATTGGGCCGATCTCCTACGCCTTGTGCAGGCCCGCTTCGCCGACCACCCGGACAAGATTGACGCGATCCGATCCGGGCTGACGGACCCCCTGTTCCAAACCTATATCGATGACCGGCGCGATAAGCAGTCGGCAAAACTCGAACGAGCCGCAGCGAAAAATCAAGGAATGAGCGAATGAAGTGGCCGAAAAAGGAAGCGCGGCGCCAACAGATCGAGCAAGCGCTCGTCGCCTTCGAACAGAACGTTGCGCCCCTCCCGGGCATGCCTACACCGGTTGAACGCTACGTACTGAGCCGACAAATTATTGCGAGCATCCGGCGCGAGGAATATTTCGAGATCCTTCAAAAGCGCGGAGCGATATCGGCGCGGCGAGCGGATCCCAATGATCCGGCTTTCGAAGCCGAAGCTGGCGTCGTCTATCTGATTCAGTCCGGTCAAATCGACGAGGCGGCGTGGCTGATATTCCTCATGGTGTTTTTTGCTAAGCCTGAAGTCAGCGGATGGACGCGCCTCAAGGACGTGTACGGTAAGCTCGGCCAAGGTAAATGGGATTGGGCGACAGTGAGCGGAAACCCGGCCGCGCTCACGGCCTGGCTCACAGCGAACTGGCGAAAAATTCGCGGAAAATTCGGCAACCACAGAAAGTATGAAAGCATGCGGCCTGATGCAAACCGTCCAATCGGCGGTTCATTCGCGACATATATCGGTTGGGTGTCCGCGAGCGGCGGTCATGTGCCTCACTTCGCCGGGCTGGTGCAAGCGGCCGGCAATGACCCCCATGTTATTTTTGATGCGTTCTACCGGGCAATCCCAGTTAAGGGGTTCGGCCGCCTTGGACGCTTCGACTGGGTCGCAATGCTGGCCAGATATGGATTGATCCCGGCCGAGGCCGGCTCGGCATATCTCGATGGGGCGACGGGTCCAACAAATGGAGCGAAGCTGCTGTTTTTTAATGATCGAAAAGCGAATGTGTCCACCGCTGATATCCAGGCGAGACTCAATCAGCTCGACCAGCATCTGAACGTCGGCATGGAGATCTTGGAGGATTCACTCTGCAACTGGCAGAAAAAGCCGCGGCAGTTTGAGCATTTCAAAGGCTAGCGATCGCCTCGTCGATCTCTGCCCAAGTCCAGTTTCTTCGTAAGAACGTCAATCGGAACGGCGGAATTCGTCCACGGTGTTCCATTTGGCCGCGCACAAGGCCCGGTGCCACATCCGCGAGAATAGCAAACCGCGTAATGTCCTTATGCCGAGCCGGCAAACTCTCGAAGTCGCGCTCCATGTGAGGGGGAACGACAAGCGAGGCGGCGAACGCATTGGCCTCATCTTCACAGGCGTCGTCAGGCATCTCGTCTTCGTCAACGAACGCCCGCGCGCCGTGCAGCAGGAGATGACCGATTTCATGAAATAAAGTGAACCAGAACTGCTCGTCTGACCTGTATCGGAAACTTAACAATATCATCGCCCTTTCAGGCGTTATCATCCTGCTTGCACCGCTAGCCCTGCAACCTTGCGGCGTACGCTTTATCACGAGTGCGACCCCCGCTTCCGCGAGGAGCTTTTTCAGGAGTGGCAGGAACCGGCCTGGCCGGCGGATGAACGAAAGCTTCTTGATCTCCCTCAAACGGGCTTCAAGCGCTTCTGGGTTCCATACGGCCGTGTCAGCAATGGTAGCTTCAAGTTCAGCCTCCCGCAGCCACAACGAGGTCGGGCCTTCGTGGGAGGAAAATGTCAGCGAGGTCCGAAACCTTGCCTGCCGATTTTCGGCTCCATACCGGCCTTGCCAAGCGCCAAGTGTTCCGACGGCGAAGAATGCAAGCCTGCGCCGAAGCTCCTCGTTGCGCCTATCGTCGTTCAACTTGCCACGAGCCGCCGGTCCCGGCGCCGGAATTGCACTAAGCCACACGGTTGCCTCTTCCGGCGGGACGGACGCGACCGCGCGCTCCAGAGCAAGCTCGTAATTCTCTTGGCGCTTGAGCCAGAATTCAATCGAGCCGCCAACCGTGAGGCCAATTACAGCCGCGGATTCAGGATCGATTGGCTCAAGCCCCGACACTAATCCACGCAGCTGAGCCATTCCTCCTGACAATCGGCCGGCCAGATCCGACGCGGCTACACCGCGGCGCTGCATGGCGGCAACAAGGCTGTCTCCCGGGCAGGAAAACCAATCGGCGTGTGAAGTGGTGTTCTCCATCGTCAGAGCTCCACTATTTGGGTCAACATCAAGCGGCGAATTTGGGCCCAAACAGGCCTCCCGTCGGCGTCGAGCGGCGCATCGGGAAGTGTGGGCCGCAATATCGCGCGATGCTTCCGGCTGAAATCTATCACTATACAACCCTGCCCGTCCACGTTGGCTCCAAGAAAAGCAATCATCTCAGCTGCATTCTGAAACGCTTCAATGTCCGCGATCATCTGAACGAGGGATTGGGCTTCCACGGGTCCGATCCACGCCTGCATATTCTGCAGCTTGGTGCATCCATCCCTCAATTCTGGGGTGTCGAACGACAGCACAATCACAGGACGTTATCCGCAGAACCGAGGTTTCAGTGGCGCCACTGCGGTCGCTTCCAGTTGTCACTGGGGTAGCGGCGAGTTTGGCGGCTTGCGGCTCCGCTTCTCGCGAATTGCGGATGTTCTGCGATGATTGCGGTCCAGTTCGGCTTCACCGGCGGCGTTCATGTCGACATTGTGAGCATGCGCCATACCAGCAAGCGTGACCATGACACCGCCTGTTTCGTGAGCGACATCACCGACTGGCCGCGTGAAAACATAATTCAAAAGCGCGATGGCATCATCGCGCGTGCACCCGCCAGCTTGCGCAAGCTCAAGTGCTTCTTCCAGAAATCGATGGGTACGATCGAGCCTATCGTAGGCCGCCTCGTCGCCGAAGCAGCTCACGAGCCAAGCGTTCACCCGCTCCTGGTAATTGTCGTCCAAATCCGGATCCATTTCCCGAACTTGCAGCGCCGAAACACCCATGCTCGCTTCCCCCAAACCCGCCTCAACGGTGTGAATCACAATTGGGAGTCGCTGTCCACCACAACCTGTGGGGGCCAGGACGAATCCAGCCACCAAATGTCGTCCACGATATGAAGGCGCGCACCACGCTGCGAATATTGGCGCACCCGACAGGATTCGAACCTGTGACCTTCGCCTTCGGAGGGCGACACTCTATCCAGCTGAGCTACGGGTGCTTCGCGGCGCTGCCTAGCCGGTCAAACGGTCATCGGTCAACGGATTCGATGCAGGATGGTCCGACTGCTCGGTTCGCGACCGCGCCACTCTGCGGTGGCCCTTCGTACTCTATGATACTACGCAGTATGCTTACGTCATGCTTACGTGAAGCGATTTCACCAGATTGGTTCGCTGAAACACCGCGAAAATTCCGAATAAAATCAACCATCTATTTGGAATGGGAAGCCTGATTTTGAGGCTTGACCTCTGCCTTCGGAGGGCAGCGCTCTATCCAGCTGAGCTACGGGTGCCGGTAGAAGCGCGCCTCTAGCAAGGGAGCGGCGCGCCCACAATGGCCTATCGACGCCCGCCTGCGGATGTGCAAAGCGGAGCCATGGACCGGGGCCGGACATTCGACGCAGAGCGCTGGCCGATGGCCGCCGACCTTTACGGCGAGATGCAGCTCGAGGCGCATCCGCCGGCGCGCCACCGCTGGCGCGACTATCTGCCCGGCGCTTTCGTTACTGCCATCGCCGCGCTCGCCGCCGCCTGGCTCGCCGATCATTACGCCGCGCCGATCGTGCTGATGGGGCTGCTCATCGGTCTGTCGTTGAGCTTCCTGTCGCAGGACAAGCGCACCCACGCCGGGCTCGACCTGATGTCGCAGACCGCGCTGCGCATCGGCATCGTGCTCGTCGGCGCGCGAATCACCGCGGTGCAGCTGGCCGAACTCGGCCCGTGGCCCTTTGCGCTGCTGGTACTGATCATGCTCGCGGTGATCGTCGTGACCGTCGCGAGCGCGCGACTGTTCCGGCAGGACCGCCACGCCGCGCTGCTCGCGGGCGGCGCGACCGCGATCTGCGGCGCGTCGGCGGCGCTCGCGCTCTATTCGCTGATCGGCGACAAGCGCGTCGACCAGGCGCGCTTCACGCTGACCCTCGTCGGCATAACCGTCGCGAGCGCGCTGGCGATGACGCTCTATCCGGTGCTCGCGGCGCAGCTGGGGCTCAGCGATGCGCAGGCGGGTTTCCTGATCGGCGCGTCGATCCACGACGTCGCGCAGGCGATCGGCGGCGGCTTTTCCTTCTCGGCGCCCGCGGGCGAGGTCGCGACGATCGTCAAGCTCGCGCGCGTCGCGCTGCTCGCGCCGATGCTGATGCTCGTCGGGCTGTGGCTCGCGCGGAGCGGCGAAGCCGAAGGAACCAAGGCGCGAATCCCGCTGCGCCTGCCGTGGTTCATTCTCGGCTTTCTTGCGGTCGCGGGGGTGAATTCGCTCGTCGCGATCCCCCGGCCGCTCACCGATGCCGCGGCGAACGGCGCGCAGGCGCTGCTGCTGCTCGCGATCGTCGCCACCGCGATGAAGGCGCGGCTGCACCTGCTGCTCGATCAGGGGTGGCGCAGCTTCGCCCCGATCGTCGTCGCGACGCTGACGAGCTTCCTTTTGTCGCTGGCGGCCGCGCTCAGCCTGTGACGGCGTGACGCCACGGGTCGGGTCGGGTTTAATCTGGCCGCGGAGGACAGATTTAGTTCTTCGGCAGCGCCCAGCTGACCGTCAGCTGTTCGGCGCGGCGCGGAATGTCCAGCTTGGCCTCGCTGAAATTGACCTTTTCGTTCGGCGGCAGCGTTCGCACCGGCGGCTTGATCGTCCAGCTGTAGACGATCGTTCCCTGCGCATCGCGCAGTTCGGCGAGGATCGGCGGGACGCGCTGTTCGCGGTCGGTCGGGTTGATGATCACTCCCGAGGCGGCGAAATAGATGGTGCCGTCGGCGAGTTCGCGATGGTCCTGGTTCGGCGGCAGCTCGATCACGAGATCGGGTTCGTCGGCGAGCCCGGGAAGCCCCAGCCCCTGCGCCCAGCCGGGCAGCCCAAACCAGTAAAGCGCGCCGGTCGCGGCGATCATCAGTGCGGCGGCCGCCCCGGCGACGAGCGTCCAGCGCTTCGCGGGATTGCGGCGCGGGCGGCGATGCGGCAGCGGCGCCTCGCTTTCGGTCACCATGACCCGGGGCTCGGGTGCGGCGGGCGCCACGAACGCCGCGGGGGGCGGAGTCTCGGGCGGCGGCGCTTCGACCGGGGCATCGGCGCGCGGAGGCGGCGCGACGGGCGGCGAGGCGGTCGGCGGTTCTGCGACCGCAGCGGGGGGCGGGACGGGCGCAGCGGCGGGCGTGGCGGGCGGCGGCGGGGCCGCGGCGGGTGCCATCGGCGGCGCCACGGACGCGGCGGTGGCGCCGGCCGCGGGCTCCTGGAACCAGCTGTGGCGGCAATTGGCGCAACGCACGGTGCGGCCGTTGGCGCCGATCGCCGTATCGGGGACGACGTAGCGCGTGTGGCAGGCTGGGCAGGCGAGGATCATGTCCCCTCTAAACACGGCGATTCGCGGCATGCAAGGCCCGCGTCGCCGGGACGTGCCTACTCGGCGCTTGTCCTTGCGGGAAAGCCATGCGAGAGGCGCATCATGCGGGCCTGTGCTGCACCATGGACGCGAAAAAACCGGGGCCGCCGCTCCGGCGTGACGCCATGACGGATGCCGCCCCCGGCCGCACCGGCGGCGCGATGGTCGAATTCGACCGCGTCGGGCTGCGCTATGGCCCCGATGCCGAAATCCTGTCCGACGTCAGCTTCAATCTCCAG includes:
- a CDS encoding putative sulfate exporter family transporter, which translates into the protein MDRGRTFDAERWPMAADLYGEMQLEAHPPARHRWRDYLPGAFVTAIAALAAAWLADHYAAPIVLMGLLIGLSLSFLSQDKRTHAGLDLMSQTALRIGIVLVGARITAVQLAELGPWPFALLVLIMLAVIVVTVASARLFRQDRHAALLAGGATAICGASAALALYSLIGDKRVDQARFTLTLVGITVASALAMTLYPVLAAQLGLSDAQAGFLIGASIHDVAQAIGGGFSFSAPAGEVATIVKLARVALLAPMLMLVGLWLARSGEAEGTKARIPLRLPWFILGFLAVAGVNSLVAIPRPLTDAAANGAQALLLLAIVATAMKARLHLLLDQGWRSFAPIVVATLTSFLLSLAAALSL
- a CDS encoding zinc-ribbon domain-containing protein produces the protein MILACPACHTRYVVPDTAIGANGRTVRCANCRHSWFQEPAAGATAASVAPPMAPAAAPPPPATPAAAPVPPPAAVAEPPTASPPVAPPPRADAPVEAPPPETPPPAAFVAPAAPEPRVMVTESEAPLPHRRPRRNPAKRWTLVAGAAAALMIAATGALYWFGLPGWAQGLGLPGLADEPDLVIELPPNQDHRELADGTIYFAASGVIINPTDREQRVPPILAELRDAQGTIVYSWTIKPPVRTLPPNEKVNFSEAKLDIPRRAEQLTVSWALPKN
- a CDS encoding thymidylate synthase — its product is MEIIGDSLDDILIEAYKKLQSLGVPNEGSRGDHRELIGVSIRIGHPRARLSRSNDRGLPFSALGEFLWYLTKSDDIDFITAYIPNYKKEIGPDGRINGAYGPRLFSTYGLDQIEAVIDLLERKPHTRRAVLQLYAAKDLKIDAEVPCTTTLQFFIRDEKLHLMASLRSNDAYLGLPHDVFCFTMLQEMIANRLGVGLGEYIQMVGSFHLYEEHEENASRYTQEGHHRLVEMPPMPAGDPFALVDKILEAEQQIRTGSGDPTELMSLLPPYWADLLRLVQARFADHPDKIDAIRSGLTDPLFQTYIDDRRDKQSAKLERAAAKNQGMSE
- a CDS encoding ImmA/IrrE family metallo-endopeptidase is translated as MENTTSHADWFSCPGDSLVAAMQRRGVAASDLAGRLSGGMAQLRGLVSGLEPIDPESAAVIGLTVGGSIEFWLKRQENYELALERAVASVPPEEATVWLSAIPAPGPAARGKLNDDRRNEELRRRLAFFAVGTLGAWQGRYGAENRQARFRTSLTFSSHEGPTSLWLREAELEATIADTAVWNPEALEARLREIKKLSFIRRPGRFLPLLKKLLAEAGVALVIKRTPQGCRASGASRMITPERAMILLSFRYRSDEQFWFTLFHEIGHLLLHGARAFVDEDEMPDDACEDEANAFAASLVVPPHMERDFESLPARHKDITRFAILADVAPGLVRGQMEHRGRIPPFRLTFLRRNWTWAEIDEAIASL